One Helicobacter cetorum MIT 00-7128 DNA window includes the following coding sequences:
- a CDS encoding HpaA family protein produces the protein MKKFIFIESLFLSVIFIACAPKIEVSHNTPINFAYKSPTKTEPQLHKSVILLNKVRFKGDGKESQEFNAKLKENIKRLLENQGYSVIEVSKQESISYEQKQKSAFELILNGELDIAKNISYEDSGGARLSFIGSLGLRTEEGKMSLVGSIEGTFLEPLSNTTLQAFEIKADNLDKESYAYKHQAFNGTLSWMSSFMKGKSNLNDKTHALMNSAFSELMQQLDNKIQKQPLETYEKNSVSIRSKTHY, from the coding sequence ATGAAAAAGTTTATTTTCATAGAGTCTCTTTTTTTAAGTGTTATTTTTATAGCATGCGCTCCTAAAATAGAAGTAAGCCACAATACCCCCATAAACTTCGCCTATAAAAGCCCCACTAAAACAGAGCCACAACTACACAAATCGGTGATTTTATTAAACAAGGTGCGTTTTAAAGGCGATGGTAAAGAGAGCCAAGAATTTAATGCCAAGCTAAAAGAAAACATCAAGCGTTTATTAGAAAATCAAGGCTATAGCGTTATAGAAGTCAGCAAACAAGAGAGTATTAGCTATGAACAAAAGCAAAAAAGCGCTTTTGAATTAATACTCAATGGCGAGCTAGATATTGCTAAAAATATTTCATATGAAGATAGTGGCGGTGCGAGATTAAGTTTCATTGGCTCATTAGGCTTAAGGACTGAAGAGGGCAAAATGTCTCTAGTGGGTAGTATTGAAGGCACTTTCTTAGAGCCATTAAGCAACACCACTTTACAAGCATTTGAAATTAAAGCTGATAATTTAGACAAAGAGTCTTATGCCTATAAACACCAAGCTTTTAATGGCACGCTAAGTTGGATGAGCTCTTTTATGAAAGGTAAGAGCAACCTAAATGACAAAACCCATGCCTTGATGAATAGTGCTTTTAGCGAGCTTATGCAACAATTAGATAATAAAATCCAAAAACAGCCCTTAGAAACCTATGAAAAAAATAGCGTCTCTATCCGCTCTAAAACCCACTATTAA